From a region of the Argiope bruennichi chromosome 8, qqArgBrue1.1, whole genome shotgun sequence genome:
- the LOC129981492 gene encoding cytochrome P450 3A41-like isoform X3, whose amino-acid sequence MPCRLDSKIWKNRWEGVPLRVHSFLDYTIPASAIMDNLLINLKGEHWKNVRSILSSTFSANKLKGMIPAVNQVCDSAISILEEKSRKEEVIDILNILQRLTLDIISAQAFAMNIDSLNDPDDPLLRSAKVIFDLPFSSKILFFGYIFPELGILAMAINFLSMFIRNKGNIPPLKITKALDIIIKQRRNNPNLKKPDLLQWLIDASDSEMDSQKSKLSRNGDKLSKPSVLRRKKQFLTDTEIKSNSLVVFLAGLETTSSSLAFAFYFLAKYPDFQKKIQEEIDLLLEKEDQLDYYNVGHFQPMERFLMESMRFYPPAVNSVSRVSVAEVDFGHIRIPKGLEIHIPVEYIHHSNDFWERPEEFDPDRFLPGSTAKRHSCSYMAFGVGPRSCIGQRLVNITAKIILAKILHKFTIELAEPQKQLECVVKVLTMVPNQVLVMLKPRLVSK is encoded by the exons gaaGGTGTACCGTTGAGAGTTCATAGTTTCCTGGATTACACTATCCCAGCTTCGGCAATAATGGACAATTTGTTGATAAACTTAAAAGGAGAACATTGGAAAAATGTGAGATCTATTCTGTCATCAACCTTCTCAGCAAATAAACTCAAAGGG ATGATTCCTGCAGTCAATCAAGTCTGTGATAGCGCAATTTCCATATTAGAAGAAAAATCTCGGAAGGAAGAGGTGATTGATATTCTAAACATTTTACAGAGGCTTACACTGGACATCATTTCTGCCCAAGCTTTCGCGATGAATATTGACAGTCTCAATGACCCTGACGACCCTTTGTTGAGAAGCGCCAAAGTTATATTCGATCTGCCATTTTCATCAAAGATCCTATTTTTTGGAT ATATTTTCCCTGAGCTTGGAATTCTTGCAATGGCAATTAATTTTCTCTCTATGTTCAtcagaaataaaggaaatataccACCGCTAAAAATAACAAAGGCACTggatattataattaaacaaagaaGAAATAATCCTAAC tTAAAGAAACCAGATCTTCTGCAGTGGTTAATAGATGCTTCTGATTCTGAAATGGACTCACAGAAGAGCAAATTAAGTAGAAATGGAGATAAATTATCGa AGCCATCCGTACTGAGAAGGAAGAAGCAATTTCTAACAGATactgaaatcaaatcaaattcatTGGTTGTGTTTTTAGCAGG ATTAGAAACTACAAGTTCGAGTCTTGCATTTGCATTCTACTTTTTGGCAAAATATCCAGATTTCCAGAAGAAAATTCAAGAAGAAATTGATCTGCTTCTAGAAAAAGAG GATCAACTAGATTATTACAATGTAGGGCACTTCCAGCCAATGGAACGCTTTCTCATGGAATCAATGCGATTTTATCCACCTGCTGTAAa TTCCGTCAGTCGAGTATCCGTAGCCGAAGTGGATTTCGGACATATACGCATTCCAAAAGGATTGGAAATACATATCCCTGTGGAATATATACACCATAGCAATGACTTTTGGGAGCGACCAGAAGAATTTGATCCAGACAG attCTTGCCAGGAAGTACAGCAAAACGCCACTCATGTAGTTACATGGCGTTCGGCGTAGGTCCCAGAAGTTGCATCGGACAAAGATTAGTGAACATAACGGCAAAAATTATCCTTGCAAAGATATTGCACAAATTTACAATAGAGTTGGCGGAACCGCAAAAACAG cTGGAATGCGTTGTAAAAGTTCTCACGATGGTTCCCAATCAAGTTCTAGTGATGTTGAAGCCAAGACTGGTTTCAAAATAA